Proteins encoded within one genomic window of Sporohalobacter salinus:
- a CDS encoding nitroreductase family protein translates to MVLSLLKKRRSIRKYQDKKVENRKIDQLVKAALLSPSSRGFNPWKFIVVDDSGVLEQLSDAKKNGSAFLAEAAVGIVVCADPEVSDVWVEDASIASINIQLAAEELGLGSCWIQIRNRNHSDEKTSNEYVKEVLDIPNELEVDSIIAVGYSAEDKSSYTEESLEYQKVFRNSYGTNY, encoded by the coding sequence ATGGTTTTATCTCTGTTGAAGAAAAGAAGAAGTATTAGAAAATATCAAGATAAAAAGGTAGAGAATAGAAAGATTGACCAGTTAGTTAAAGCAGCATTGTTGTCTCCATCTTCAAGAGGATTTAATCCTTGGAAATTTATTGTTGTTGATGATAGCGGAGTATTAGAACAATTGTCTGATGCCAAAAAGAACGGTTCAGCTTTTTTAGCTGAGGCAGCAGTAGGAATAGTTGTTTGTGCTGATCCTGAAGTGAGTGATGTTTGGGTAGAGGATGCATCGATTGCTTCAATTAATATTCAGTTGGCTGCCGAAGAATTAGGTTTAGGTTCTTGCTGGATTCAGATTAGAAATCGAAATCATAGTGATGAAAAGACTTCTAATGAGTATGTTAAAGAAGTATTAGATATTCCTAACGAACTTGAAGTAGATTCAATTATTGCAGTTGGTTATTCTGCTGAAGATAAATCTTCATACACAGAAGAAAGTTTAGAGTATCAGAAAGTATTTCGTAATTCATATGGGACTAATTATTAA
- a CDS encoding phospholipase D-like domain-containing protein, translating to MKKELLINETESFSEIIKQINNAEESIYICMYIWRDDNIGNLIAEELIKAADRGVEVKILKDKVGAVFERIEQQKQSFFHKDSEVGLTIKEWVLSLLYYRDNDCSKKQCRNERLNRMLNHDNITIKSDEERNDHSKFYIFDDEVLILGGINIGDKTVDETSGKYADYMIKFADSKLVSYFWNRLSGKKDKISCQDVEFYFNIRERDLFEIKPKVLELLRNAKYRIDIEMAYFGDPDITEEIILAANRGVNVTIITSKEANVQHSLNQRILEKIIEESNSKVKVYLSDRMIHSKFVCIDRSKFFLGSANFHKLGMDKLSELNVLVENEVGIGDKWSRWREKHLQECRLISEEKKLDYNSLIALTEAVLC from the coding sequence ATGAAAAAGGAATTATTGATTAATGAAACTGAATCTTTTTCTGAGATAATTAAACAAATAAATAATGCTGAAGAATCAATTTATATTTGTATGTATATATGGCGGGATGATAATATTGGAAATCTAATAGCTGAGGAATTGATTAAAGCTGCTGATAGAGGGGTAGAAGTTAAGATTTTAAAGGATAAAGTAGGAGCGGTATTTGAAAGAATTGAACAGCAAAAACAGAGCTTTTTTCATAAAGATTCAGAGGTAGGTCTAACTATCAAAGAGTGGGTTCTTTCACTTTTATATTATAGAGATAATGACTGTTCTAAGAAACAATGTAGAAATGAAAGATTGAATAGAATGTTAAATCATGACAATATTACAATTAAATCTGATGAAGAGAGAAATGATCATTCTAAGTTTTATATTTTTGACGATGAAGTATTAATTTTAGGTGGAATTAATATTGGCGATAAAACAGTAGATGAGACAAGTGGTAAGTATGCAGATTATATGATTAAATTTGCTGATTCCAAGTTAGTAAGTTATTTCTGGAATAGGTTGTCTGGTAAGAAAGATAAAATTAGCTGTCAAGATGTTGAATTTTATTTTAATATAAGGGAACGAGACTTATTTGAAATTAAACCTAAGGTATTAGAATTATTAAGGAATGCAAAATATAGGATAGATATAGAAATGGCTTATTTCGGGGACCCCGATATAACTGAGGAAATTATTTTGGCTGCAAACCGTGGGGTTAATGTTACTATAATAACTTCTAAGGAAGCTAATGTTCAGCATTCATTGAATCAACGTATTTTAGAGAAGATAATTGAGGAATCTAATTCGAAAGTAAAGGTTTATTTATCAGATAGAATGATTCATTCCAAATTTGTTTGTATAGATAGGAGCAAGTTCTTTTTAGGATCAGCAAACTTTCACAAGTTAGGAATGGATAAATTATCAGAATTGAATGTACTAGTAGAAAATGAGGTTGGAATAGGAGATAAATGGAGTAGATGGAGAGAAAAGCATCTTCAAGAATGTCGATTAATTTCTGAAGAGAAGAAATTAGATTATAATAGTTTAATTGCTTTAACTGAAGCAGTGTTATGTTAA